The Myxocyprinus asiaticus isolate MX2 ecotype Aquarium Trade chromosome 31, UBuf_Myxa_2, whole genome shotgun sequence genome has a segment encoding these proteins:
- the LOC127421781 gene encoding L-amino-acid oxidase-like has protein sequence MFKNFTMCKYLFAMMALILVLTYHVSGNSEDPLFKCLQDPDYDELLRITKQGLPPTKTPQHIIIVGGGAAGLTAAKFLEDAGHKVTIIEASKRIGGRILTYRDEKESWYAELGAMRIPNFHKILLTLANKLGLKLGTFVQEDNNTYYFINGMRHKTYTVRQNPDVLNYTLNEWEKGKNASQLLNMALGTLKDDLQKMGCKKMLQKYDPYSVKEYLVNVGNLSRGALQMIGDVLNENSFYYTALTEMLYIQSDITDNEMYYEFKGGFDSFSDAFYTVLNATILLKSKVQAISQTDNNVTVSYQDWHNPSTLTNISADYVLVTATAKATLLIDFNPPLSSLKMEALRSLHYSSSTKVVLSFSKKFWENDDGIKGGKSITDLPSRFIHYPSHGFPGISGGAVLASYTSSDEAALLQTIPDDELKALVLNDLVKIHGEHIRHLCTGGVVKKWGLDPYSHGAFAISTPFQMIDYDSSLAQHEGRIHFAGEHTARPHAWIETAMKSALRAAKNINNNVK, from the exons atgtttaaaaactttACCATGTGTAAATACT TATTTGCAATGATGGCCCTGATCTTGGTTCTCACATACCATGTCAGTGGAAATTCAGAGGATCCCCTTTTCAAATGTTTACAAGACCCTGATTATGATGAGCTTCTGAGGATAACGAAACAAGGTCTCCCTCCAACGAAAACTCCTCAGCATATCATAATTGTTGGTGGAGGTGCTGCTGGACTTACTGCTGCTAAGTTTCTGGAAGATGCAGGGCACAAG GTGACAATTATTGAGGCCAGTAAACGTATAGGTGGAAGAATTCTAACATATAGGGATGAAAAAGAGAGCTGGTATGCGGAACTCGGTGCCATGAGGATTCCAAATTTTCACAA GATTTTATTGACATTAGCAAATAAGTTGGGCCTGAAGCTCGGGACATTTGTACAGGAAGACAATAACACTTACTATTTTATAAATGGCATGCGTCACAAAACCTACACCGTCAGGCAGAACCCAGATGTTCTGAACTACACTTTGAATGAATGGGAGAAGGGGAAAAATGCCAGTCAGCTACTTAACATGGCACTGGGCAcg TTAAAAGATGATCTGCAGAAAATGGGCTGTAAGAAAATGCTGCAGAAATATGATCCATACTCTGTTAAG GAGTATTTAGTGAATGTGGGAAATTTAAGCAGAGGAGCTTTACAAATGATTGGAGATGTCCTAAACGAGAACAGCTTCTACTACACGGCCCTCACTGAAATGCTTTACATTCAGTCTGATATAACCGACAACGAAAT GTATTATGAATTTAAAGGTGGCTTTGATTCATTCTCAGATGCATTCTACACTGTGCTAAATGCCACAATCCTTCTGAAGTCAAAAGTCCAGGCCATCAGTCAAACGGATAACAATGTGACAGTTTCATACCAAGACTGGCATAACCCCTCCACTCTCACCAACATTTCTGCTGATTATGTCTTAGTGACAGCCACGGCCAAAGCAACGCTCTTAATTGATTTTAATCCACCTTTATCATCTTTAAAGATGGAAGCGCTGCGATCACTGCACTATTCTAGCTCAACAAAAGTGGTGCTAAGTTTCAGCAAAAAGTTCTGGGAGAATGATGATGGCATTAAGGGTGGGAAAAGTATCACAGATCTGCCGTCACGGTTCATTCACTACCCCAGCCATGGCTTCCCCGGGATATCAGGGGGGGCTGTGTTAGCATCTTACACCTCCTCAGATGAAGCTGCACTCCTCCAGACCATACCGGACGATGAATTGAAGGCTCTGGTATTGAATGACCTGGTAAAGATCCATGGAGAACACATCCGCCATCTCTGTACGGGGGGCGTTGTGAAAAAGTGGGGACTGGATCCTTATAGCCATGGTGCCTTTGCCATCTCCACTCCATTTCAGATGATAGACTATGACAGTAGTCTAGCTCAGCATGAGGGGAGGATTCACTTCGCTGGAGAGCATACGGCCAGACCCCATGCTTGGATTGAGACTGCCATGAAATCTGCTCTAAGAGCTGCAAAGAATATAAATAACAATGTAAAGTAG